One stretch of Streptomyces sp. NBC_01142 DNA includes these proteins:
- a CDS encoding MFS transporter yields the protein MTTTSPETPLLSKAPGTDNGPRLLLAVVLAAQFMALLDTFIVNVAAPTIRTELDASGAGLQLVIAGYTIAYAVLLITGARLGDLLGHRRAYLGGLLLFTAASLACGLAVGTGQLIAFRLVQGAGAALMIPQVLSLIQRNFTGEGRVRALGAYSAVLATGAAAGQVVGGVLVSADLFGASWRPVFLVNVPIGAALLVLGARVLPKDRRDEPERARGLDLPGLVLLAAAVSLFTVPLVLGQEQDWPLWSWLSLAVSTALFGLFLAYESRLAGRGGAPLIAPRVLRIPGMGRAVLRIAVVMAVNAGFLFVLTLHVQGSLGYSALRAGLMFAPTALVFGAVGLTWRRWPAGLQKMLVAGGFTLTALGSAAVGAVLRDGGDGGPWMYVAFVAVGVGLSLAFSPTLTGALATVEPQDAADASGLLVTVTQLGQVIGVAVFGTLFLNRQTVPGAQGSADALWVCALALAAASILGAVAGLVHKRR from the coding sequence ATGACGACGACCTCTCCGGAAACTCCACTGCTCAGTAAAGCCCCCGGCACTGACAACGGACCACGCCTGCTGCTCGCGGTCGTGCTGGCCGCGCAGTTCATGGCGCTGCTCGACACCTTCATCGTCAACGTCGCCGCCCCCACCATCCGTACCGAACTCGACGCGTCCGGTGCGGGGTTGCAGCTGGTCATCGCCGGGTACACCATCGCGTACGCCGTTCTGCTGATCACCGGAGCCAGGCTCGGCGATCTGCTCGGACACCGACGGGCCTATCTGGGCGGCCTGTTGCTCTTCACGGCCGCCTCGCTCGCCTGCGGACTCGCCGTGGGCACCGGCCAGTTGATCGCCTTCCGGCTGGTCCAGGGCGCGGGCGCGGCCCTGATGATCCCCCAGGTGCTCAGCCTGATCCAGCGGAACTTCACCGGTGAGGGGCGGGTGCGGGCCCTCGGCGCCTACTCCGCGGTCCTTGCCACCGGAGCCGCCGCCGGGCAGGTGGTGGGCGGTGTGCTGGTCAGCGCGGACCTCTTCGGCGCGAGCTGGCGCCCCGTCTTTCTGGTGAATGTTCCGATCGGTGCGGCACTCCTGGTGCTGGGCGCGCGGGTGCTGCCGAAGGACCGGCGGGACGAGCCCGAGCGCGCCCGGGGGCTCGATCTGCCCGGTCTGGTGCTGCTCGCCGCCGCCGTGTCCCTGTTCACCGTCCCGCTGGTGCTCGGGCAGGAACAGGACTGGCCCCTCTGGTCCTGGCTCTCCCTGGCCGTGTCCACGGCACTTTTCGGCCTCTTCCTTGCGTACGAGTCGCGGCTGGCGGGCCGCGGCGGCGCGCCACTGATCGCACCGCGCGTACTGCGCATCCCGGGGATGGGGCGTGCGGTGCTGCGGATCGCCGTGGTGATGGCGGTGAACGCGGGCTTCCTCTTCGTCCTCACCCTCCATGTCCAGGGCAGTCTCGGCTACAGCGCGCTCCGCGCGGGGCTGATGTTCGCGCCGACCGCGCTGGTCTTCGGGGCGGTCGGGCTGACCTGGCGGCGCTGGCCCGCCGGACTCCAGAAGATGCTGGTCGCGGGCGGTTTCACGCTGACCGCACTCGGGTCGGCGGCGGTCGGTGCGGTGCTGCGGGACGGTGGCGACGGCGGGCCGTGGATGTACGTCGCCTTCGTGGCCGTCGGCGTCGGTCTCTCGCTGGCCTTCAGCCCTACGCTCACGGGTGCGCTCGCGACCGTGGAGCCGCAGGACGCGGCGGATGCCAGCGGGCTGCTGGTGACCGTCACCCAGCTCGGCCAGGTGATCGGCGTCGCCGTATTCGGCACACTTTTCCTGAATCGGCAGACGGTTCCCGGGGCACAGGGGTCCGCCGATGCACTGTGGGTGTGCGCACTCGCGCTGGCGGCGGCGTCGATCTTGGGTGCCGTGGCCGGTCTCGTACATAAACGCCGCTGA
- a CDS encoding NADH-quinone oxidoreductase subunit NuoF family protein, which produces MNTPLPDVPEVRVVGLPQLTQGFDLVERLDLAMHLKVHGPLEPVTGELLAQLADDISLTGRGGAGFPFGKKLRAVAKSAIRRGVRPVVVVNGSEGEPACRKDTVLLNRAPHLILDGALLAAEALGARTLVVAVTRNSTEVSIRAALAERGLSDRRGQQLRARVVRTPERMVSGEASSVIRAVNGGPALPPGRRERASDTGVGGAPTLLSNAETFAQLAIGARIGPRRYAHTGLDTEPGTVMLTISGAVARPMVVEVPTGVPLRYVLQLAGAPPLPQGVLTGGYHGNWIDSVAVQEAVVSKASLASVGGALGAGAILPIGPETCPLGEALRVANWLAAETAGQCGPCKLGLPAAAGGLSDVMNGGGPAALEALREVTQAVKGRGACKHPDGSARFFASTLSAFTDDLAAHVLDGGCGRETIGVLPLPSPGYEEAEESIPSGEKVAVDWTLCQGHGLCADLIPELIRLGPDGYPAVADATVPMHLRGRAQRAVRRCPALALRIEQAPADRAPAPAGRPALPGSNRKALGSGRS; this is translated from the coding sequence GTGAACACCCCTCTCCCCGATGTCCCCGAGGTCCGTGTCGTCGGCCTTCCCCAGCTGACACAGGGTTTCGACCTGGTGGAACGGCTCGACCTCGCCATGCACCTCAAGGTGCACGGACCGCTCGAACCCGTGACCGGTGAGCTGCTCGCTCAGCTCGCCGACGACATATCCCTGACCGGGCGCGGCGGCGCGGGATTCCCGTTCGGCAAGAAGCTCCGCGCCGTCGCCAAGTCCGCCATCCGGCGCGGCGTGCGGCCCGTCGTCGTGGTCAACGGCAGTGAGGGCGAGCCCGCCTGCCGCAAGGACACGGTGCTGCTCAACCGCGCGCCCCACCTCATCCTGGACGGCGCTCTGCTGGCCGCCGAGGCGCTGGGCGCGCGCACCCTGGTCGTCGCGGTCACCCGCAACTCCACGGAGGTCTCCATCCGCGCCGCACTGGCCGAGCGCGGACTTTCCGACCGGCGCGGGCAGCAGCTGCGTGCGCGGGTGGTCCGTACCCCCGAGCGCATGGTCTCCGGTGAGGCCTCCTCCGTCATCCGCGCCGTGAACGGCGGCCCCGCCCTGCCGCCCGGCCGACGTGAGCGCGCCTCGGACACCGGCGTCGGCGGCGCCCCGACCCTGCTCTCCAACGCGGAGACGTTCGCGCAGCTCGCCATCGGCGCCCGCATCGGCCCCCGCCGCTACGCCCACACCGGTCTGGACACCGAGCCGGGCACGGTCATGCTGACGATCTCCGGCGCCGTCGCGCGCCCCATGGTGGTGGAGGTCCCCACGGGCGTACCGCTGCGGTACGTCCTCCAGCTGGCCGGCGCCCCGCCGCTGCCCCAGGGCGTCCTGACGGGCGGCTACCACGGCAACTGGATCGACTCGGTCGCCGTCCAGGAGGCCGTCGTCTCCAAGGCGTCCCTGGCCTCCGTGGGCGGCGCCCTGGGCGCGGGCGCAATCCTGCCGATCGGCCCCGAGACCTGCCCGCTGGGCGAGGCGCTGCGCGTGGCCAACTGGCTGGCCGCCGAGACCGCCGGCCAGTGCGGACCCTGCAAACTGGGCCTGCCCGCCGCGGCCGGCGGTCTGTCCGACGTCATGAACGGCGGCGGCCCGGCCGCTCTGGAGGCGCTGCGCGAGGTGACCCAGGCGGTGAAGGGCCGGGGCGCGTGCAAGCACCCCGACGGTTCCGCGCGCTTCTTCGCCTCGACGCTGTCCGCGTTCACCGACGACCTTGCCGCCCATGTGCTTGACGGCGGCTGCGGACGCGAGACGATCGGCGTGCTGCCGCTCCCCAGCCCCGGCTACGAGGAGGCGGAAGAGTCGATTCCGAGCGGTGAGAAGGTCGCTGTGGACTGGACGCTCTGCCAGGGCCACGGACTCTGCGCGGACCTCATCCCCGAGCTGATCCGGCTCGGCCCCGACGGCTACCCGGCGGTGGCCGACGCGACCGTTCCGATGCATCTGCGGGGCCGCGCCCAGCGGGCCGTACGCCGGTGCCCCGCGCTGGCGCTCCGTATCGAACAGGCACCGGCCGACCGGGCCCCCGCGCCCGCCGGTCGCCCCGCCCTGCCCGGCAGCAACCGCAAGGCCCTGGGCAGCGGCCGCAGTTGA
- a CDS encoding histidine phosphatase family protein, with protein MNGRDNSKRSTGRRIVLWRHGQTAWNLERRFQGSTDIELTETGVAQARRSARLLASLKPDAIVASDLKRASATAGELSGITGLAISYDAALRETYAGAWQGLTHDEIVAQYGEQYAAWKRGEPVRRGGGELETEVADRAAPVVLHHAEKLPDDGTLVVVSHGGTIRTTIGRLLGMESHHWESLGGLTNCCWSVLGEGARGWRLLEHNAGTLPEPVLGDDD; from the coding sequence CTGAACGGCAGAGACAACAGCAAGCGCAGCACGGGGCGCCGCATCGTCCTGTGGCGGCACGGCCAGACCGCCTGGAACCTGGAGCGCCGCTTCCAGGGTTCCACGGACATCGAGCTGACCGAGACCGGTGTCGCCCAGGCGCGCCGGTCTGCCCGGCTGCTCGCCTCGCTCAAACCCGATGCGATCGTCGCCTCCGACCTCAAGCGCGCGTCGGCCACGGCCGGCGAGCTCAGCGGGATCACCGGGCTTGCCATCTCCTACGACGCTGCCCTGCGTGAGACCTACGCGGGTGCCTGGCAGGGGCTGACCCACGACGAGATCGTCGCGCAGTACGGCGAGCAGTACGCGGCATGGAAGCGCGGCGAGCCCGTGCGGCGCGGCGGCGGCGAGCTCGAGACCGAGGTCGCCGACCGGGCCGCTCCCGTGGTGCTGCACCACGCCGAGAAGCTGCCCGATGACGGCACGCTCGTCGTCGTCAGCCACGGCGGCACCATCCGCACCACCATCGGCCGGCTCCTCGGCATGGAGTCCCACCACTGGGAGAGCCTGGGCGGGCTCACCAACTGCTGCTGGTCGGTGCTCGGCGAGGGCGCGCGAGGCTGGCGCCTGCTCGAGCACAACGCCGGTACGCTCCCGGAACCGGTCCTCGGCGACGACGACTGA
- the rsfS gene encoding ribosome silencing factor, with translation MTATDRSIELVNAAAQAAADRLAHDIIAYDVSDVLSITDAFLLASAPNDRQVKSIVDEIEERLNKELGAKPVRREGDRDARWILLDYIDIVVHVQHSEERVFYALERLWKDCPELPLPEDALKTRGKAEEHAQLAGNTEGELS, from the coding sequence GTGACCGCCACGGATCGCTCCATCGAGCTCGTCAACGCCGCCGCCCAGGCAGCGGCCGACCGGCTCGCGCACGACATCATTGCCTACGACGTCAGCGATGTGCTGTCGATCACCGACGCCTTCCTGCTCGCCTCCGCGCCCAACGACCGCCAGGTCAAGTCGATCGTCGACGAGATCGAAGAGCGGCTGAACAAGGAGCTCGGCGCCAAGCCGGTGCGCCGTGAAGGCGACCGCGACGCCCGCTGGATCCTGCTCGACTACATCGACATCGTCGTGCACGTCCAGCACAGCGAGGAGCGCGTCTTCTACGCCCTCGAGCGGCTGTGGAAGGACTGCCCCGAACTGCCGCTGCCCGAGGACGCCCTCAAGACCCGCGGTAAGGCCGAGGAGCACGCACAGCTCGCCGGCAACACGGAAGGTGAGCTGAGCTGA
- a CDS encoding glycosyltransferase 87 family protein: protein MTVIALSSSRRPTLAAASVCLLSFTVFWMAQRAADVSMIDLMVYRAEGESVRAGADLYAMRATEANLPTTYPPFAALLFTPLTLLDVPAMCTLATAGNLLLLVAFAGLSLRVTHPHADPRAATLWVAAAAVWCEPVWTTLRYGQINLLLAVAVLWDLTRRAGHRWAGAGIGFAAAVKLTPALFALFVLITGLVRARREGWNPWLRRAATAAAVFVGTTLAAAAALPYDSRRFWTGAVFAADRVGHAEDTANQSLRGVLARLLHTPDPGMWWAAAAALVAAAGLTVAVRASLRGERGRAIVTCAATALLISPVSWSHHWVWCVPMVLFLVAHGAPRGAAVVGLVFCSYALWWVPHGPGRLELAQHGGQMALSALYSLTAAGILLMPWRTSRTV from the coding sequence GTGACCGTGATCGCACTGTCCAGTTCTCGCCGGCCGACCCTCGCCGCAGCCTCGGTCTGTCTGCTCTCCTTCACGGTTTTCTGGATGGCACAGCGCGCCGCCGACGTGTCGATGATCGACCTGATGGTCTACCGCGCCGAGGGCGAGTCCGTACGCGCCGGAGCGGACCTGTATGCGATGCGCGCCACCGAGGCGAACCTCCCGACGACCTACCCGCCGTTCGCGGCACTGCTGTTCACACCGCTCACGCTGCTCGACGTCCCGGCGATGTGCACCCTGGCCACCGCCGGGAACCTGCTGTTGCTCGTCGCCTTCGCCGGCCTCTCGCTGCGGGTGACCCACCCGCACGCGGACCCGCGCGCGGCGACGCTCTGGGTGGCCGCGGCCGCCGTGTGGTGCGAGCCGGTGTGGACGACGCTTCGGTACGGCCAGATCAATCTGCTGCTCGCGGTCGCCGTGCTCTGGGACCTCACCCGTCGCGCGGGCCACAGATGGGCGGGCGCCGGCATCGGGTTCGCCGCCGCGGTGAAGCTCACTCCCGCGCTCTTCGCGCTCTTTGTGCTGATCACAGGGCTGGTACGGGCCCGGCGGGAGGGCTGGAACCCATGGCTGCGCCGGGCCGCGACGGCGGCCGCCGTCTTCGTGGGCACGACACTCGCGGCCGCCGCCGCCCTTCCGTACGACTCGCGCCGCTTCTGGACCGGGGCGGTCTTCGCCGCCGACCGCGTCGGCCACGCCGAGGACACTGCCAATCAGTCGCTGCGCGGGGTGCTCGCCCGGCTGCTGCACACCCCCGATCCGGGGATGTGGTGGGCGGCGGCGGCCGCTCTGGTCGCCGCGGCCGGGCTCACCGTGGCCGTGCGGGCGTCGCTGCGCGGGGAGCGGGGCCGCGCGATCGTCACCTGCGCCGCCACGGCGCTGCTGATCAGCCCGGTTTCCTGGTCGCACCACTGGGTGTGGTGTGTGCCCATGGTGCTGTTCCTGGTGGCGCACGGCGCCCCGAGGGGTGCGGCCGTGGTGGGGCTGGTGTTCTGTTCGTACGCCCTGTGGTGGGTTCCGCACGGTCCGGGACGGCTCGAACTGGCCCAGCACGGGGGCCAGATGGCGCTGTCGGCCCTCTACTCGCTCACGGCGGCGGGCATCCTGCTCATGCCGTGGCGAACGAGTAGAACCGTTTGA
- a CDS encoding helix-turn-helix transcriptional regulator codes for MNTTGAAHGTASGAAHGAAQQRRRPELATFLRSRRARVTPADVGMPPGLRRRTPGLRREEVAQLSGVGITWYTWLEQGRPINASAQVLDAVARTLRLDQPEREHLYHLAGVPYAPDRQADAENVGPEIQGIIDALDPHPAVVYNARYDILATNPAYRDLFALRGLEALGVRNVLWTLFMVPEPSCPLVFRESELPLMVAQLRGAYGRHVGEPAWESFVHRLSASSAYFAELWESGDVVPPGPRVKTFRHDAVGEVRMTSVSLSINGMPECRIVAYTPNDEESRGRIETLRDLRGRE; via the coding sequence ATGAACACGACCGGTGCGGCGCATGGCACGGCCAGCGGTGCGGCACACGGCGCGGCACAGCAGCGCCGCAGACCGGAGCTGGCCACGTTCCTGCGCAGCCGCCGGGCGCGGGTGACGCCCGCCGATGTGGGCATGCCGCCGGGGCTGCGCCGCCGCACACCCGGGCTGCGCCGCGAGGAGGTCGCCCAGCTCTCCGGTGTCGGCATCACCTGGTACACCTGGCTGGAGCAGGGCCGCCCGATCAATGCCTCGGCCCAGGTCCTGGACGCCGTGGCGCGTACGCTCCGGCTCGACCAGCCGGAGCGGGAGCACCTCTATCACCTGGCAGGGGTGCCGTACGCCCCGGACAGACAGGCGGACGCGGAGAACGTCGGCCCGGAGATCCAGGGCATCATCGACGCCCTCGACCCGCATCCCGCCGTGGTCTACAACGCGCGGTACGACATCCTCGCCACGAACCCCGCCTACCGTGATCTGTTCGCGCTGCGCGGTCTGGAGGCCCTTGGCGTACGCAATGTGCTGTGGACGCTCTTCATGGTGCCGGAGCCCTCCTGCCCGCTGGTCTTCCGGGAGTCGGAGCTGCCGCTGATGGTGGCGCAGCTGCGCGGTGCGTACGGACGCCATGTGGGCGAGCCGGCCTGGGAGTCGTTCGTCCACCGGCTCTCGGCGTCGAGTGCGTACTTCGCCGAGCTGTGGGAGAGCGGGGACGTCGTCCCGCCCGGGCCGCGGGTGAAGACCTTCCGGCACGATGCCGTCGGCGAGGTGCGGATGACCTCGGTCTCGCTGTCGATCAACGGAATGCCGGAGTGCCGGATCGTTGCCTACACGCCGAACGACGAGGAGAGCCGCGGGCGGATAGAGACACTGCGTGACCTGCGGGGCCGGGAGTGA